A single Corallococcus exiguus DNA region contains:
- a CDS encoding DNA-3-methyladenine glycosylase family protein — translation MPRAPVSTPVLLPDAFTPAARRALVRADPILGTLFKTIGPFRFERSPLHSPFEALAHSIVYQQLHGRAAATIFGRVCERVGQGKGFTPQKLLALPDATLREAGLSANKLLAIQDLARKTVDGTVPPLARVRRMSDADLIEHLTQVRGIGQWTVEMLLIFRLGRPDILPVDDFGVRKGFMMLHGLKEQPKPKALLAYGERWRPYRSVVSWYLWRAADKPVGTFAPPEGS, via the coding sequence ATGCCGCGCGCTCCTGTTTCCACTCCTGTGTTGCTGCCGGATGCCTTCACGCCCGCCGCGCGCCGCGCCCTCGTGCGCGCGGACCCCATCCTGGGCACGCTCTTCAAGACGATTGGCCCGTTCCGCTTCGAGCGGTCCCCGCTGCACAGCCCCTTCGAGGCGCTGGCGCACTCCATCGTCTACCAGCAGCTCCACGGCCGCGCGGCGGCGACCATCTTCGGCCGCGTCTGCGAGCGGGTGGGGCAGGGCAAGGGCTTCACGCCCCAGAAGCTGCTCGCGCTGCCGGACGCCACGCTGCGCGAGGCCGGGCTGTCCGCGAACAAGCTGCTGGCCATCCAGGACCTGGCGCGCAAGACGGTGGACGGCACGGTGCCGCCGCTCGCGCGCGTGCGCCGCATGTCCGACGCGGACCTCATCGAGCACCTCACGCAGGTGCGCGGCATTGGCCAGTGGACCGTGGAGATGCTGCTCATCTTCCGCCTGGGCCGGCCGGACATCCTCCCCGTGGACGACTTCGGCGTGCGCAAGGGCTTCATGATGCTGCATGGCCTGAAGGAGCAGCCCAAGCCCAAGGCGCTGCTGGCGTACGGCGAGCGCTGGCGCCCTTATCGCAGCGTGGTGAGCTGGTACCTGTGGCGGGCGGCGGACAAGCCCGTGGGCACCTTCGCACCGCCGGAGGGCAGCTAG
- a CDS encoding response regulator, giving the protein MTNTPEKTKPLVLVVDDYQDAREMYAEYLEFSGFRVAEAKNGQEALDKAFELVPDVILMDLSLPVMDGWEATRRLKGDARTKGIPVVALTGHALKGHSEDANEAGCDAYVTKPCLPDALVDQVKKMIALREAASTR; this is encoded by the coding sequence ATGACTAACACCCCGGAAAAGACAAAGCCGCTCGTGCTGGTGGTGGACGACTACCAGGATGCCCGGGAGATGTACGCGGAGTACCTGGAGTTCTCAGGCTTCCGCGTGGCGGAGGCGAAGAACGGCCAGGAGGCGTTGGACAAGGCCTTCGAGCTGGTGCCGGACGTCATCCTGATGGACCTGTCGCTGCCGGTGATGGACGGCTGGGAGGCGACGCGCCGGCTGAAGGGCGACGCGCGCACGAAGGGCATCCCAGTGGTGGCGCTCACGGGGCATGCGCTGAAGGGCCACTCGGAGGACGCGAACGAGGCCGGGTGTGATGCGTACGTCACCAAGCCGTGCCTGCCGGACGCGCTGGTGGACCAGGTGAAGAAGATGATCGCCCTGCGCGAGGCGGCATCCACGCGCTGA
- a CDS encoding motility-associated ABC transporter substrate-binding family protein, with protein sequence MSSPASFGTGLAATGAFVAGLVAVFLAERVLGVGSGRVALASLGTAVVVAATAWRVVRMIAAPADRRALERWVLTLYVVGLAALVLYFVKGDVGTALFGEPLSRSSPRLSVVLAVLFPALLLCSLVPLAMVEAALVAMARAQVPETGRVKSALFSGLGMAFVIVFAFAATYVATQADPTWDLSYFRTAKPGDATRKLVRGLNEPLQVTLFFPPANEVGEAVRQYFRDLEPESPQLGVESLDQAVEPARGKSLGVSNNGSVVLSRGARKEILTLGLDPERARGQLQRLDAEVQRRLLAVAKPQRIVYLTGGHGERADTRPVQGEAARPSVAQFKELLRSQNVDVRTLTVAEGLGSAVPGDAAMVAVLGPTRELLPEEATALREYWERGGRLWIALEPDGAALEPLLQPMGLKSLRVPLANDRVYFRTTRQLSDRANLGTASFSSHPSVTSLSALGSQGAVAFMGATALEPVTPPVPGVMLDTSVRAQGETFADRNGDFEPEPGEVTKAWPLVVAVERPAAEGKPAPRAVVMADADALGDGILGNVGNAYLAVDTLRWLSGEEALSGVTTSEEDVPLQHTRSQDVVWFYATVFGMPMAVLAVGYFVTRRRGRRAPRSTAVAGGAR encoded by the coding sequence ATGAGCTCGCCGGCTTCTTTCGGGACGGGGCTCGCCGCGACGGGGGCGTTCGTCGCGGGGCTCGTGGCCGTGTTCCTCGCGGAGCGCGTGCTGGGCGTGGGCTCCGGCCGCGTGGCGCTGGCGTCGCTGGGCACCGCCGTGGTGGTGGCCGCGACGGCGTGGCGCGTGGTGCGGATGATCGCAGCGCCCGCGGACCGGCGCGCGCTGGAGCGGTGGGTGCTCACGCTGTACGTCGTGGGGCTGGCCGCGCTGGTGCTCTACTTCGTGAAGGGGGACGTGGGGACGGCGCTCTTCGGTGAGCCGCTGTCGCGTTCGTCTCCCCGGCTGTCGGTGGTGCTGGCGGTGCTGTTCCCGGCGCTGCTGTTGTGCTCGCTCGTGCCGCTGGCGATGGTGGAGGCCGCGCTCGTGGCGATGGCTCGGGCTCAGGTGCCGGAGACGGGGCGCGTGAAGAGCGCGCTGTTCTCAGGGCTGGGCATGGCGTTCGTCATCGTGTTCGCGTTCGCGGCGACGTACGTGGCGACGCAAGCGGATCCGACCTGGGACCTGTCGTACTTCCGGACCGCGAAGCCGGGCGATGCGACGCGCAAGCTGGTGCGCGGCCTCAACGAACCCTTGCAGGTGACGCTCTTCTTCCCGCCCGCGAACGAAGTGGGCGAGGCGGTGCGGCAGTACTTCCGCGACCTGGAGCCGGAGAGTCCGCAGCTGGGCGTGGAGTCGTTGGACCAGGCGGTGGAGCCCGCGCGCGGCAAGTCCCTGGGCGTCAGCAACAACGGCTCCGTGGTGCTGTCGCGGGGGGCCCGCAAGGAGATCCTCACGCTGGGCTTGGATCCGGAGCGTGCGCGCGGGCAGCTCCAACGGCTGGACGCGGAGGTGCAGCGGCGGCTGCTGGCGGTGGCGAAGCCCCAGCGCATCGTCTACCTCACGGGAGGCCATGGGGAGCGCGCCGACACGCGGCCCGTGCAGGGTGAGGCGGCCCGGCCGTCGGTGGCGCAGTTCAAGGAGTTGCTGCGCTCGCAGAACGTGGACGTGCGCACGCTCACGGTGGCGGAGGGGCTGGGCTCGGCGGTGCCGGGCGACGCGGCGATGGTGGCGGTGCTGGGGCCCACGCGGGAGCTGCTTCCGGAAGAGGCCACCGCGCTGCGCGAGTACTGGGAGCGGGGAGGGCGGTTGTGGATCGCTCTGGAGCCGGATGGCGCGGCGCTGGAGCCGTTGCTGCAACCGATGGGGCTCAAGTCGCTGCGCGTGCCGCTGGCGAATGACCGGGTGTACTTCCGCACCACGCGTCAGCTGAGCGACCGGGCCAACCTGGGCACGGCGAGCTTCTCCTCGCACCCGTCGGTGACGTCGCTGTCCGCGCTGGGCTCGCAGGGCGCGGTGGCTTTCATGGGTGCGACGGCGCTGGAGCCGGTGACGCCGCCCGTTCCCGGCGTGATGCTGGACACGAGCGTGCGTGCGCAGGGCGAGACGTTCGCGGACCGCAACGGCGACTTCGAGCCGGAGCCCGGCGAGGTCACGAAGGCGTGGCCGCTGGTGGTGGCGGTGGAGCGGCCCGCCGCGGAGGGCAAGCCCGCTCCGCGCGCGGTGGTGATGGCGGACGCGGACGCGCTGGGGGACGGCATCCTGGGCAACGTGGGCAATGCGTATCTCGCGGTGGACACGCTGCGCTGGCTCTCCGGCGAGGAGGCGCTCTCCGGCGTGACGACGAGCGAGGAGGATGTGCCGTTGCAGCACACGCGCTCGCAGGATGTCGTGTGGTTCTACGCGACGGTCTTCGGGATGCCGATGGCGGTGCTGGCGGTGGGCTACTTCGTGACGCGGCGGCGTGGACGGCGTGCGCCCCGGAGCACCGCGGTTGCGGGAGGTGCGCGATGA
- a CDS encoding PAS domain-containing sensor histidine kinase produces MASPAPLPPAEADPGARLVLAEHLLACESAVACARAVVEWLARRHGASTACVGPGDGAGASVCLASEGLTGAQQVALARAWDTQGSPLAGFRNRPGARWLAADAVEGAAMPGGFLAVPLGRSGAPAAALLVVGLPGPAVPEDVAWVASCAGPPLARQLASDARAPRRPEPDRLLRRVINAVSDPVLLTDTDGTLLFANARAEGLLVAGPDASPGRTRAVELNQRLFRETLAQGGTSVHRREVPLVDPLEGMDLLFELVTTPVLAPDGPSVVVSVLRNLTDLGRATQALGESYRQLRATEREARSERHRLDRVLDSVADPIILTDPAGGMVMMNDPAERLFAWPHEEGPGGESTLRRVRANDALFASFLANLLGPVNASVSRWKSQLTLDDPSTGAPVPMEAMANKVLGDGGELTGIVTVFHDRTEVLERARLLERVKEVSSELEARVQSATAELAEQNEKLRRQAIQLEQASAAKSQFLANMSHEFRTPLNAILGYTNMLLQGVSGEMTPPQRRNLTRIDSNGRHLLEVINEILDITRIEAGRMPLHLSDFGIPELLQEVMAEMDPIIARSKLTVDSRLDEGLPGVWSDRQKVKQIVLNLLSNALKFTHEGGVHVAAEYQNATGTVAISVKDTGIGIDVSNQEKIFEDFQQVDSSPTRAYGGTGLGLSICRRLAAMLGGRVSLQSTPGQGSTFTLHFPRRARRT; encoded by the coding sequence GTGGCGTCTCCAGCCCCGCTGCCCCCCGCCGAAGCCGACCCCGGGGCGCGCCTCGTGCTCGCCGAGCACCTGCTCGCCTGCGAGTCCGCCGTCGCCTGTGCGCGAGCGGTCGTGGAGTGGCTCGCGCGCAGGCACGGCGCGTCCACCGCCTGTGTGGGGCCGGGGGATGGCGCGGGTGCGTCCGTGTGCCTGGCCAGTGAAGGGCTGACGGGCGCGCAGCAGGTCGCGCTGGCCCGGGCGTGGGACACGCAGGGCTCGCCGCTCGCTGGCTTCCGCAACCGGCCCGGGGCGCGGTGGCTGGCGGCGGACGCTGTCGAGGGCGCGGCGATGCCCGGTGGGTTCCTCGCGGTGCCGCTGGGCCGCTCTGGAGCGCCCGCGGCCGCGCTGCTGGTGGTGGGGCTGCCCGGCCCGGCCGTGCCGGAGGACGTGGCGTGGGTGGCGTCGTGCGCGGGTCCGCCCCTGGCCCGGCAGCTGGCCTCGGATGCGCGGGCGCCGCGCCGCCCGGAGCCGGACCGGCTGCTGCGCCGGGTCATCAACGCGGTGTCGGACCCCGTGCTGCTCACGGACACGGACGGCACGCTGCTCTTCGCCAACGCCCGCGCGGAAGGTCTGCTGGTGGCGGGCCCGGACGCGAGCCCCGGCCGCACGCGCGCCGTGGAGCTCAACCAGCGCCTGTTCCGGGAGACGCTCGCGCAGGGAGGCACGTCCGTGCACCGGCGCGAGGTGCCGCTGGTGGATCCGCTGGAGGGCATGGACCTGCTCTTCGAGCTGGTCACCACGCCGGTGCTGGCGCCGGACGGGCCGTCCGTGGTGGTGAGCGTGCTGCGCAACCTGACGGACCTGGGCCGCGCCACGCAGGCGCTGGGGGAGAGCTACCGGCAGCTGCGCGCCACGGAGCGCGAGGCCCGGAGCGAGCGCCACCGCCTGGACCGGGTGCTGGACTCGGTGGCGGACCCCATCATCCTGACCGACCCGGCGGGCGGCATGGTGATGATGAACGACCCGGCCGAGCGCCTCTTCGCGTGGCCTCACGAGGAAGGCCCCGGCGGCGAGTCCACGCTGCGCCGGGTGCGCGCCAACGACGCCCTCTTCGCGTCCTTCCTCGCGAACCTGCTGGGGCCGGTGAACGCGAGCGTGTCACGCTGGAAGAGCCAGCTGACGCTGGACGACCCGTCCACCGGCGCGCCCGTGCCCATGGAGGCCATGGCCAACAAGGTGCTGGGCGACGGGGGCGAGCTGACGGGCATCGTCACCGTGTTCCACGACCGCACGGAGGTGCTGGAGCGGGCGCGGCTCCTGGAGCGCGTGAAGGAGGTCTCCAGCGAGCTGGAGGCGCGCGTGCAGTCCGCCACCGCGGAGCTGGCGGAGCAGAACGAGAAGCTGCGCCGGCAGGCCATCCAGTTGGAGCAGGCGAGCGCGGCCAAGTCGCAGTTCCTGGCCAACATGTCGCATGAGTTCCGCACACCGCTGAACGCCATCCTCGGCTACACGAACATGCTGCTGCAGGGCGTGTCCGGGGAGATGACGCCGCCGCAGCGGCGGAACCTCACGCGCATCGACTCCAACGGGCGGCACCTGTTGGAGGTCATCAACGAGATATTGGACATCACCCGCATCGAGGCGGGGCGGATGCCGCTGCACCTGTCGGACTTCGGAATTCCGGAGCTGCTCCAGGAGGTGATGGCGGAGATGGACCCCATCATCGCGCGCAGCAAGCTGACGGTGGACTCGCGCCTGGATGAGGGGCTGCCGGGGGTGTGGAGCGACCGACAGAAGGTGAAGCAGATCGTCCTCAACCTGTTGTCCAACGCGCTGAAGTTCACGCACGAGGGCGGCGTGCACGTGGCGGCGGAGTATCAGAACGCCACCGGCACCGTGGCCATCTCGGTGAAGGACACAGGCATCGGAATCGACGTGTCGAACCAGGAGAAGATTTTCGAGGACTTCCAGCAGGTGGACAGCTCGCCCACGCGTGCCTATGGGGGAACGGGCCTGGGCCTGTCCATCTGCCGTCGCCTGGCGGCGATGCTGGGGGGACGCGTCTCCCTCCAGAGTACGCCGGGCCAGGGTTCGACCTTCACCCTGCACTTTCCAAGACGTGCGAGACGGACATGA
- a CDS encoding GFA family protein: MAEMKTYTGGCHCGQVRYEATTDLAQVVSCNCSICHKIGAVLTFVPPEQFKSLSGANVVQTYQFNKKVINHLHCPTCGVESYATGKGPDGKEMFAVNLRCLDGLDLSTVTPFPYNGRDA, translated from the coding sequence ATGGCGGAGATGAAGACGTATACGGGTGGCTGCCACTGTGGACAGGTCCGCTACGAGGCGACCACGGACCTGGCGCAGGTGGTGAGCTGCAACTGTTCCATCTGCCACAAGATTGGCGCGGTGCTGACGTTCGTCCCGCCGGAGCAGTTCAAGTCCCTCTCCGGCGCGAACGTGGTGCAGACCTACCAGTTCAACAAGAAGGTCATCAACCACCTGCACTGCCCCACCTGCGGCGTGGAGTCCTACGCCACCGGCAAGGGCCCGGACGGCAAGGAGATGTTCGCCGTCAACCTGCGCTGCCTGGACGGCCTGGACCTGTCCACGGTCACGCCCTTCCCCTACAACGGCCGGGACGCGTAA
- a CDS encoding zinc-dependent alcohol dehydrogenase, producing the protein MRALTYQGPYRVQVEQKPDPRIEHPQDVVLKVTRAAICGSDLHLLHGLVPDTRVGCTFGHEFTGVVEEVGKEVSQLKKGDRVVVPFNISCGTCFYCQRGLTGNCENSNPGSDVASGVYGYSHTTGGFDGGQAEYVRVPFADVGPMKIPDDMDDESVLFLSDILPTGYQAAEMGEIKGGETVVVFGAGPVGLFAMKSAWLMGAGRVVTVDHVPYRLEFARKFANVETVNFKEVGDIVLHLKELFDGRGPDVCIDAVGMEAEGSRAHRVLGLGLKLEAGAPTVIEWCINSVRKGGNVSIIGVYGPPWNFVPIGTAMNKGLTLRMNQANTRRYMPHLLEHIQKGRIDAKSIITHRFPLEQAPDAYHLFAQKQDGCVKCVLMPHGHA; encoded by the coding sequence ATGCGTGCACTCACCTACCAAGGTCCCTATCGCGTCCAGGTGGAGCAGAAGCCGGACCCGCGCATCGAGCACCCCCAGGACGTGGTCCTCAAGGTCACCCGCGCCGCCATCTGCGGTTCGGACCTGCACCTCTTGCACGGCCTGGTGCCGGACACGCGCGTGGGCTGCACCTTCGGCCACGAGTTCACCGGTGTGGTGGAGGAGGTGGGCAAGGAGGTGTCGCAGCTGAAGAAGGGCGACCGCGTGGTGGTGCCCTTCAACATCTCCTGCGGTACCTGCTTCTACTGCCAGCGCGGCCTCACCGGGAACTGCGAGAACAGCAACCCCGGCAGCGACGTGGCCTCCGGCGTCTACGGGTACTCGCACACCACGGGCGGCTTCGACGGCGGGCAGGCGGAGTACGTGCGCGTGCCCTTCGCGGACGTGGGGCCCATGAAGATTCCGGACGACATGGATGACGAGTCCGTCCTCTTCCTCTCCGACATCCTGCCCACCGGCTACCAGGCCGCGGAGATGGGCGAAATCAAGGGCGGCGAGACGGTCGTCGTCTTCGGCGCGGGCCCGGTGGGCCTCTTCGCGATGAAGTCCGCGTGGCTGATGGGCGCGGGCCGCGTGGTGACGGTGGACCACGTGCCGTACCGCCTGGAGTTCGCGCGGAAGTTCGCCAACGTGGAGACGGTGAACTTCAAGGAGGTGGGCGACATCGTCCTGCACCTGAAGGAGCTGTTCGACGGCCGCGGCCCGGACGTCTGCATCGACGCGGTGGGCATGGAGGCGGAAGGCTCGCGAGCGCACCGCGTGCTGGGCCTGGGGCTGAAGCTGGAGGCCGGCGCGCCCACCGTCATCGAGTGGTGCATCAACTCCGTGCGCAAGGGCGGCAACGTCTCCATCATCGGCGTGTATGGGCCGCCGTGGAACTTCGTGCCCATTGGCACCGCGATGAACAAGGGCCTGACGCTGCGGATGAACCAGGCGAACACGCGCCGGTACATGCCGCACCTCCTGGAGCACATCCAGAAGGGCCGCATCGACGCGAAGAGCATCATCACCCACCGCTTCCCGCTGGAGCAGGCGCCGGACGCCTACCACCTGTTCGCGCAGAAGCAGGACGGGTGCGTGAAGTGCGTCCTCATGCCGCACGGCCACGCCTGA
- a CDS encoding GvpL/GvpF family gas vesicle protein, which translates to MTTKTQAESSREGRAHYLYGIVREDSGWTLDLAGLDEAPVRRVHEGGLTALVSEVAGPRVVPTRTYLLMHQRVTEAVVREHTLVPVAFGTVLPSEERVRELLRVARAPLSRALSELEGRVELGLKVYCHGDALTRRLQETRPELARGPAELEEDHEARLEAALHDCTRKDLDGLKAGLRPLAEATHEAPPLGERMMLNTAWLVDRTRVAAFEARVQSLVARLDAYTFRFTGPWPAYSFVDVRLDVEAESTAR; encoded by the coding sequence ATGACGACGAAGACCCAGGCGGAGTCCTCGCGCGAGGGACGGGCACACTACCTCTACGGCATCGTGCGCGAGGACAGCGGATGGACGCTGGACCTCGCGGGGCTGGATGAGGCCCCGGTGCGACGGGTGCACGAGGGCGGTCTCACTGCGCTGGTGTCCGAGGTGGCGGGCCCGCGGGTGGTGCCCACGCGGACGTACCTCCTGATGCACCAGCGCGTCACGGAGGCCGTGGTGCGCGAGCACACGCTGGTGCCGGTGGCCTTCGGGACGGTGCTGCCGTCGGAGGAGCGCGTGCGGGAGTTGTTGCGCGTGGCGCGCGCGCCGCTGAGCCGGGCGCTGTCCGAGCTGGAGGGCCGGGTGGAGCTGGGGCTGAAGGTGTACTGCCACGGCGACGCGCTGACGCGCAGGTTGCAGGAGACGCGGCCGGAGCTGGCGCGCGGCCCCGCCGAGCTCGAGGAGGACCACGAGGCGAGGCTGGAGGCGGCGCTGCACGACTGCACCCGGAAGGACCTGGACGGGCTGAAGGCGGGACTAAGGCCGCTGGCGGAAGCCACGCACGAAGCGCCGCCGCTGGGTGAGCGGATGATGCTCAACACGGCCTGGCTGGTGGACCGCACGCGGGTGGCCGCGTTCGAGGCGCGGGTGCAGTCGCTGGTGGCGCGGCTGGACGCGTACACGTTCCGGTTCACGGGGCCGTGGCCGGCCTACAGCTTCGTGGACGTGCGGTTGGACGTGGAGGCGGAGTCCACCGCACGGTGA
- a CDS encoding ABC transporter permease, with translation MKALLIARRELAGYLRTLSGYVILAIILAVNGLFFNAYALGGASKRSAEVLSGFFYYSSGFTIVAAILVSMRLVAEERQTGTLPLLYASPVRDRDIVLGKFLAGLAFLALYLLLTLYMPLLVLVNGKVSFGHVAAGYLGLLLLGSASLAVGTFGSSLAKNQLLAAIFSAVMLVALILCWLLARITEQPLSDVFSAMSLWNQHFPPFQAGLIHVRDVVYYLVVTYVALFAATRVLEARRWR, from the coding sequence GTGAAGGCGCTCCTGATTGCTCGCCGCGAGCTGGCCGGCTACCTGCGCACGCTCAGCGGCTACGTCATCCTGGCCATCATCCTCGCGGTGAACGGGCTGTTCTTCAACGCGTACGCCCTGGGCGGCGCGAGCAAGCGCTCCGCGGAGGTGCTGTCCGGCTTCTTCTACTACTCCAGCGGCTTCACCATCGTGGCGGCCATCCTCGTGTCCATGCGGCTGGTCGCGGAGGAGCGCCAGACGGGCACGCTGCCGCTGTTGTACGCGTCGCCGGTGCGGGACCGGGACATCGTGCTGGGCAAGTTCCTGGCGGGGCTCGCGTTCCTGGCGCTGTACCTGCTGCTCACGCTCTACATGCCGCTGCTGGTGCTGGTGAACGGCAAGGTGTCCTTCGGGCACGTGGCGGCGGGCTATCTGGGGTTGCTGCTGCTGGGCAGCGCGTCGCTGGCGGTGGGCACGTTCGGGTCGTCGCTCGCGAAGAACCAGCTGCTCGCGGCCATCTTCTCCGCGGTGATGCTGGTGGCGCTCATCCTGTGCTGGCTGCTGGCGCGCATCACCGAGCAGCCGCTGTCCGACGTCTTCAGCGCGATGTCGCTGTGGAACCAGCACTTCCCCCCGTTCCAGGCAGGGCTCATCCACGTGCGGGACGTCGTCTACTACCTGGTGGTCACCTACGTGGCGCTGTTCGCGGCGACGCGGGTGCTGGAAGCGCGGAGGTGGCGATGA
- a CDS encoding FAD-dependent oxidoreductase, with product MNEERQHKSLWTVTTLPRDFPSLPGDLDVDVAIIGGGIAGLTTAWLLKRAGKKVAVLEMHRVLSGQTGQTTAHLTELLDTPYTTLLKDFGEKGAHLAASSSRAAIEQIASLVETLAIDCGFTRVPGFRYAETEAELRDLLHEVSAARQAGLLASYTKELPLPFPVKGALRVEDQAVFHPRQYLLALADRIPGDGCHLFENTRVVDIHDGAPCRVVTELGTVTAKAVVEATTTPLNRVAMHTKLYPYRTYAVAAPLEGPLEPGQYYDSRDPYHYVRTQRVDGVSYVIVGGEDHKVGSEEDTAARFAALEAYTRDRFPVKRITHRWSGQVIESADGLPYIGRNVGSRHVYVATGFSGTGMTFGTLAGMVLSDLILGNENPYAALYDAGRVKPKAGAKDFIQENAEVAFRFVADRLARPDGHHLADVAPGEGKILEVEGRKVAVYREENGTPHAVSPVCTHLGCHVHWNNAERSWDCPCHGGRFSPTGRVLNGPALKDLPSVKLPMK from the coding sequence ATGAATGAAGAGCGCCAGCACAAATCCCTCTGGACGGTGACGACGCTTCCCCGGGACTTCCCCTCCCTGCCGGGCGACCTGGACGTGGACGTGGCCATCATCGGCGGGGGCATCGCGGGCCTGACGACCGCCTGGCTGCTCAAGCGCGCTGGCAAGAAGGTGGCGGTGCTGGAGATGCACCGCGTCCTCTCCGGCCAGACGGGCCAGACGACCGCGCACCTCACGGAGCTCCTGGACACGCCGTACACCACGCTCCTGAAAGATTTTGGTGAGAAGGGCGCTCATCTGGCTGCGTCGTCCAGCCGCGCCGCCATTGAACAGATTGCGTCCCTGGTGGAGACGCTCGCCATCGACTGTGGCTTCACCCGCGTGCCGGGCTTCCGCTACGCGGAGACAGAGGCCGAGCTGCGCGACCTGTTGCACGAGGTCTCCGCGGCGCGGCAGGCCGGATTGCTGGCGTCCTATACGAAGGAGTTGCCGCTGCCCTTCCCGGTGAAGGGCGCGCTGCGCGTGGAGGACCAGGCGGTGTTCCACCCGCGGCAGTACCTGCTCGCGCTCGCGGACCGCATCCCTGGCGACGGCTGCCACCTCTTCGAGAACACCAGGGTCGTGGACATCCATGACGGCGCGCCCTGCCGCGTCGTCACGGAGCTGGGCACCGTGACGGCGAAGGCGGTGGTGGAGGCCACCACCACGCCGCTCAACCGCGTGGCCATGCACACCAAGCTCTACCCGTACCGCACCTACGCGGTGGCGGCCCCGCTGGAAGGGCCGCTGGAGCCGGGCCAGTACTACGACAGCCGCGACCCGTATCACTACGTCCGCACGCAGCGGGTGGACGGCGTGTCCTACGTCATCGTGGGCGGCGAGGACCACAAGGTCGGCAGCGAGGAGGACACCGCCGCGCGCTTCGCCGCGCTGGAGGCGTACACGCGCGACCGCTTCCCCGTGAAGCGCATCACGCACCGCTGGTCCGGACAGGTCATCGAGTCCGCGGACGGCCTGCCCTATATCGGCCGCAACGTGGGCAGCCGCCACGTGTACGTGGCCACGGGCTTCTCCGGCACGGGCATGACGTTCGGCACGCTCGCGGGCATGGTGCTGTCGGACCTCATCCTCGGCAACGAGAACCCCTACGCCGCGCTGTACGACGCGGGCCGGGTGAAGCCCAAGGCCGGTGCCAAGGACTTCATCCAGGAGAACGCGGAGGTGGCCTTCCGCTTCGTCGCGGACCGGCTGGCCAGGCCGGACGGACACCACCTGGCGGACGTGGCGCCGGGCGAGGGAAAGATCCTGGAGGTGGAGGGCCGCAAGGTGGCCGTGTACCGCGAGGAGAACGGCACGCCACACGCGGTGTCCCCGGTGTGCACGCACCTGGGCTGCCACGTGCACTGGAACAACGCGGAGCGCTCCTGGGACTGCCCCTGCCACGGCGGCCGCTTCAGCCCCACCGGGCGCGTGCTCAACGGCCCCGCGCTCAAGGACCTGCCGTCCGTGAAGCTGCCGATGAAGTGA
- a CDS encoding hemerythrin domain-containing protein has protein sequence MNALELIKQQHEEVSKLFKKYEKLADHADDQRQELFEQIADRLGAHAKIEELYLYPALKKDDTEDELREAVEEHLAVKRLIADLLDMEPSDEEFDAKMKVLQEQVEHHVEEEEKDLFKAARKILTKDQLEDLGIQLEEEYDSLMEGEPRNDVPEETERAAPI, from the coding sequence ATGAACGCGTTGGAACTGATCAAGCAGCAGCACGAAGAGGTGTCCAAGCTCTTCAAGAAGTACGAGAAGCTGGCGGACCACGCGGACGACCAGCGCCAGGAGCTGTTCGAGCAGATCGCCGACCGGCTGGGCGCGCACGCGAAGATTGAAGAGCTGTACCTGTATCCGGCGCTCAAGAAGGACGACACGGAGGATGAGCTGCGCGAGGCCGTGGAGGAGCACCTCGCCGTCAAGCGCCTCATCGCGGACCTGCTGGACATGGAGCCCTCCGACGAGGAGTTCGACGCGAAGATGAAGGTCCTCCAGGAGCAGGTGGAGCACCACGTCGAGGAGGAGGAGAAGGACCTCTTCAAGGCGGCGCGGAAGATCCTGACCAAGGATCAGCTGGAGGACCTGGGCATCCAGTTGGAGGAGGAATACGACTCCCTGATGGAGGGCGAGCCCCGCAACGACGTGCCCGAGGAGACGGAGCGGGCCGCGCCCATCTAG